In one Culex quinquefasciatus strain JHB chromosome 2, VPISU_Cqui_1.0_pri_paternal, whole genome shotgun sequence genomic region, the following are encoded:
- the LOC6032963 gene encoding A-kinase anchor protein 200 → MSSYGYATAERSGSTNSVYDYPEHLNPFYEDENHKRLRFWHFGGHRSDKPKSERRGSLVSIRDGLRDMWEFKTFRVKKKRSSSLGVTKTSESPPPLRRDDAEAHYNTISNASAYRATISHTQSNTTTPMFQRNTLYRSSLQDQQRENGIGLFRNDRYRSTIQNGFATYGGAGHNTMVTSTPRSRYNAATATTGRGMTAGVSQTSLKSTNPFDDEDALDDSVSLGGFSANGTIRSSMTRTRKKRRAPPPPPRMVNTSSNSDTSQLSTRLRIDETPPLEEDPKDVQELTNLTAEIESFVRTTSDDAVNVSSASNHETTTTSSSDANNNRVTNLVIVEEKDEVVSTETGATNEGATKKPQALSVTVTSSELPEPVEEISQAEELKIVEEPPPLPSPRAKPTPPPVPQTPPIAEEPDFENLALPETPVPARRLNKNRNQPPKHNGDSVLRIIESSDSTLKTPEEDQNMDSKAIKPINYEFEYKVEPIKTEIDAKIGSARLKISESTSDVNIPPNDGTERRRSVRDIIESINKSQSLLKVNHDSTSTLYSAQSTDSVNRNMRELNEREREIARLLQEMGSNLDEPVPQPTKKRGSYYDNVPDNGADENLDNLLSKSDLRVKKSPTKSLGIEGDDAGTFQDCIDWNPLPKPRRSRHFADPATVNQPSNGAATTVLTAVDRNGNNQS, encoded by the exons GGAATTCAAGACGTTTCGCGTGAAGAAGAAGCGCTCGTCATCGCTGGGAGTCACCAAAACTTCGGAGAGTCCACCCCCGTTGAGGAGGGACGACGCCGAGGCGCATTACAACACCATTAGCAATGCGTCGGCCTATCGGGCCACCATCAGCCACACCCAGTCGAACACGACGACGCCGATGTTCCAGCGGAACACGCTGTATCGGAGCTCGCTGCAGGATCAGCAGAGG GAAAACGGTATCGGCCTGTTCCGAAACGATCGCTACCGCAGCACGATCCAGAACGGCTTCGCGACTTACGGCGGCGCTGGGCACAACACCATGGTCACGTCGACGCCACGTTCCCGGTACAACGCGGCAACGGCCACAACCGGGCGGGGAATGACCGCTGG GGTGTCCCAAACTAGTCTCAAGAGTACCAACCCGTTCGACGACGAAGACGCCCTGGACGACAGTGTCTCGCTGGGCGGTTTCAGTGCCAACGGAACCATCCGGTCGAGCATGACTCGGACTAGGAAGAAGCGTCGGGCGCCGCCACCACCGCCAAGAATG GTCAACACATCCTCCAACTCGGACACCTCGCAGCTCAGCACTCGCTTGCGTATCGACGAGACACCTCCATTGGAGGAAGACCCCAAGGACGTCCAGGAGCTGACCAACCTGACGGCGGAAATCGAATCCTTCGTGCGAACCACATCCGATGACGCCGTAAACGTCAGCAGTGCTTCCAACCACGAAACGACAACCACATCGAGCAGTGATGCCAACAACAATCGCGTTACAAATCTGGTCATtgtggaggagaaggatgaagtCGTTTCCACCGAAACGGGTGCTACCAACGAAGGTGCTACCAAAAAACCGCAGGCACTAAGCGTTACGGTAACGAGTTCGGAACTCCCCGAACCAGTCGAGGAAATTTCACAAGCTGAAGAGCTTAAAATCGTTGAAGAACCGCCACCCTTGCCATCCCCGCGCGCGAAACCGACCCCACCTCCAGTTCCGCAGACTCCTCCGATCGCGGAGGAGCCTGACTTTGAGAACTTGGCCCTCCCCGAGACGCCGGTTCCGGCCAGACGGTTGAACAAGAACCGCAACCAACCACCTAAACACAACGGAGACAGCgtccttcgaataatcgaatcgtCTGACTCGACGCTGAAGACACCAGAAGAGGACCAAAACATGGATTCGAAAGCAATCAAGCCCATCAACTACGAGTTTGAGTATAAAGTGGAACCAATCAAGACGGAAATTGACGCCAAGATCGGCTCGGCCCGGTTGAAGATCAGCGAGTCGACGAGCGATGTCAACATCCCGCCCAACGACGGAACCGAGCGGCGACGCTCCGTTCGCGACATCATCGAATCCATCAACAAAAGTCAAAGCCTACTCAAAGTCAACCACGACTCCACAAGTACGCTGTACTCGGCCCAATCAACCGACAGCGTCAACCGGAACATGCGCGAGCTGAACGAACGGGAGCGCGAAATCGCCCGCCTTCTCCAAGAAATGGGCTCCAATCTGGACGAACCAGTCCCCCAGCCCACCAAGAAGCGCGGCTCCTACTACGACAACGTGCCCGACAACGGGGCCGACGAAAACCTGGACAACCTGCTGAGCAAGTCCGATCTGCGGGTCAAGAAGAGCCCCACCAAATCGCTCGGAATCGAGGGCGATGACGCGGGCACCTTCCAGGACTGCATCGACTGGAACCCGCTGCCCAAGCCGCGACGAAGTCGTCATTTCGCCGATCCGGCCACTGTCAATCAGCCGTCAAACGGAGCGGCTACCACTGTTTTGACAGCCGTCGATCGGAATGGGAATAATCAAAGCTAG
- the LOC6032964 gene encoding HEAT repeat-containing protein 3 produces the protein MGKAKKPKVHKNQLNPTGLVEVGALLNQELANGKSETPIQAIVDQLQSASAEDKICGLQTLATICQNDVNIAAVIESEIVRIAAALLVDADNSIRHATAGAFRNLSVLSVEICEYMVDQDVLTPLLALLNKYAGSEWMPTFDQNLQNQMDEKSDTFLQAVSLLWNLCESTSVALDSFNQSQLLESFVKCLDWNVYGKDIAVAVAQCLLVISEDNAASWRILVNFGTELHSLLLLPDEDHPTVLLRTVAAGIIANVPALAATYSGQLLQTLAKTLEVNHRTALGTVTSALPLVGQKDVAALEVIEDAPMEDESAEQSFQRRRRADLPSDVELEVRNVGWLLQAQRIAAEILTNICSTEEEEWQDDMDDENLSEAESVHDFDAATGMNDSLQNTDKLPVEVLEAIKTMSLVEKLWQKAQPIAENVREILEENDRNLVKRVNNLRAAAMLCLHNLCNNITVEDLGGAEAVYTVWLELGQQVFQGQQNPKLLEASTSLMRATLEHLRKSPELFKQMTESDLQLMLNGVNECQDSEIRANWLRMLGILGCLLPEPLIKLIIDFVLVTCLKEQDLWTVSEAMDSMMDIFADNDWPQLVYELGMPAKCKELDRIMKAKLKQSKRELNERYPAVCTVRTNLSRFCKYLEAEMKKFRPNTEG, from the exons ATGGGGAAAGCCAAGAAGCCAAAGGTTCACAAGAACCAGCTGAATCCGACGGGGCTGGTGGAGGTGGGCGCGTTGCTCAACCAGGAGCTGGCCAACGGGAAGTCGGAAACGCCGATCCAGGCCATCGTGGACCAGCTGCAGTCGGCCAGCGCCGAGGACAAGATCTGCGGGCTGCAAACGTTGGCCACGATCTGCCAGAATGACGTGAACATTGCGGCCGTGATTGAGAGTGAAATTGTGCGGATTGCTGCGGCGTTGCTGGTCGATGCGGACAACAGCATCCGGCATGCGACGGCCGGGGCGTTCCGGAATCTTTCGGTGCTGTCGGTGGAGATTTGCGAGTACATGGTCGATCAGGACGTGCTGACGCCGCTGCTGGCTCTGCTGAATAAGTACGCCGGGAGCGAGTGGATGCCGACCTTTGATCAGAACTTGCAGAACCAGATGGACGAGAAGTCGGACACGTTCCTGCAGGCGGTCAGTTTGCTGTGGAATCTGTGCGAGAGCACGTCGGTCGCGCTGGACAGCTTTAATCAGTCGCAGCTGCTGGAAAGTTTCGTCAAATGTTTGGACTGGAATGTGTACGGGAAGGATATTG CGGTGGCGGTGGCCCAGTGCCTGCTGGTCATCTCCGAGGACAACGCCGCATCGTGGCGCATCCTGGTCAACTTTGGCACCGAGCTGcactcgctgctgctgctgcccgaCGAGGACCATCCGACCGTGCTGCTGCGAACCGTTGCCGCGGGAATCATCGCCAACGTGCCGGCACTGGCCGCCACCTACAGTGGACAGTTGCTGCAGACGCTCGCCAAAACGCTGGAGGTCAATCATCGCACGGCCCTGGGTACGGTGACGAGTGCGTTGCCGCTGGTCGGCCAGAAGGACGTGGCGGCGCTGGAGGTGATCGAGGACGCTCCAATGGAGGACGAATCGGCGGAGCAGTCGTTTCAACGGAGACGCCGCGCCGATTTGCCGTCGGACGTTGAGCTGGAGGTGCGGAATGTGGGCTGGTTGCTTCAGGCGCAACGGATTGCGGCGGAGATATTGACCAACATTTGCTCGACCGAGGAGGAAGAGTGGCAGGACGACATGGACGATGAGAATCTGTCGGAGGCCGAAAGTGTGCACGACTTTGACGCGGCCACCGGGATGAACGATAGTCTGCAGAATACCGACAAACTGCCGGTAGAGGTGCTGGAGGCGATCAAGACGATGTCGCTGGTGGAGAAGCTCTGGCAGAAGGCGCAACCGATCGCGGAAAATGTGCGGGAAATTCTCGAGGAGAACGATAGGAACTTGGTGAAGCGGGTCAACAATCTACGAGCGGCCGCGATGCTTTGCCTGCACAATCTTTGCAACAACATTACAGTGGAGGACCTCGGCGGTGCCGAAGCAGTCTACACGGTTTGGCTCGAACTGGGCCAGCAAGTATTCCAAGGTCAGCAAAACCCAAAACTTCTGGAAGCTTCCACCTCCCTGATGCGGGCCACCCTCGAACACCTTCGCAAGAGCCCCGAACTGTTCAAACAAATGACCGAGAGTGATCTGCAGCTGATGCTGAACGGTGTCAACGAGTGCCAAGACTCGGAAATTCGTGCCAACTGGCTCCGGATGCTGGGCATCCTCGGATGCCTCCTCCCGGAACCCCTCATCAAGCTGATCATCGACTTTGTGCTTGTCACCTGCCTCAAGGAGCAGGACCTCTGGACCGTCTCGGAAGCGATGGACTCGATGATGGACATCTTCGCCGATAACGACTGGCCCCAGCTGGTGTACGAGCTTGGCATGCCGGCCAAATGCAAAGAACTGGACCGCATCATGAAGGCCAAACTCAAGCAGAGCAAGCGCGAACTGAACGAACGCTACCCGGCCGTCTGCACCGTGCGGACCAACCTCAGCCGGTTCTGCAAGTATCTGGAGGCGGAGATGAAAAAGTTTCGACCCAACACCGAAGGTTGA
- the LOC119768075 gene encoding uncharacterized protein LOC119768075 produces the protein MGGNTFDGKTPSNSRIRKCAFEKIRYRWLLDNVPLMVANTLINLVGSLAGKSKLAVDNLCHSIKDIGLWGIFFMSDLLKYGARCLTYRTSGCFCTDSEVDRAKNLRITNMLLQLTPICESLATRSCATTTGFRCRSWSISIDRRVAREQIRQHIPCVPVQWLVKLLQNEVTGRTERPPWSRRTFLERQSFSFHPQQTQLIRTPAVDGRNLRE, from the coding sequence ATGGGTGGCAACACCTTCGACGGAAAGACCCCTTCCAACTCACGGATTCGAAAATGCGCGTTTGAGAAGATTCGCTACCGCTGGCTCCTGGACAATGTTCCGCTGATGGTCGCCAACACGCTGATCAATCTCGTGGGATCGCTCGCAGGAAAATCCAAGCTCGCCGTGGACAACCTGTGTCACAGCATCAAGGACATCGGCCTGTGGGGCATTTTTTTCATGTCCGATCTGCTCAAGTATGGAGCACGGTGTTTGACCTACAGAACGAGTGGATGCTTCTGTACCGACAGCGAAGTTGACCGCGCCAAGAACCTACGCATAACGAACATGCTGCTGCAGCTTACGCCAATCTGCGagtcattggccaccagatCTTGTGCGACAACCACCGGATTCCGCTGCAGGAGCTGGAGCATCAGCATCGACCGCAGGGTAGCCCGTGAACAGATTCGGCAGCATATTCCATGCGTTCCAGTTCAGTGGCTCGTGAAGCTCTTGCAGAACGAGGTCACCGGAAGAACTGAACGCCCACCTTGGTCGAGACGCACATTTCTGGAGAGGCAATCGTTTAGTTTTCATCCCCAGCAAACCCAGCTGATACGCACGCCGGCTGTAGACGGGAGAAATCTGCGggaatga